The following are encoded together in the Mycteria americana isolate JAX WOST 10 ecotype Jacksonville Zoo and Gardens chromosome 2, USCA_MyAme_1.0, whole genome shotgun sequence genome:
- the LOC142406845 gene encoding secreted Ly-6/uPAR-related protein 1-like, with the protein MKTLLVGLLLGLAYVELAQSLRCYTCKEPTDIAKCRTVTLCPPKTTVCTTTLHSIDSGYPFFGNITVTRSCEEECSPSYGIGATRPKSCCYTDLCSDDSRSSNAVGSSSAALGLMAMVFGTLLQCAL; encoded by the exons ATGAAGACACTTCTGGTTGGGCTCCTGCTTGGCCTGGCATACGTGGAGTTGG CCCAGTCCTTACGATGTTACACGTGCAAAGAACCAACGGACATTGCTAAGTGCAGAACAGTCACCCTGTGCCCCCCGAAAACCACTGTGTGCACAACAACGCTGCACTCCATAGACTCAG GTTACCCCTTTTTCGGCAACATCACTGTGACCAGAAGCTGTGAGGAGGAATGCAGCCCCTCTTATGGGATAGGGGCGACCAGACCCAAGTCATGCTGCTACACTGACCTCTGCAGTGatgacagcaggagcagcaatgCGGTGGGAAGCAGTTCTGCAGCGCTGGGTCTGATGGCCATGGTTTTTGGCACGCTCCTCCAGTGTGCTCTGTAA